GATCGCGCCCACCGGCGACGACGACGCGGAGGAGAGCGAGGAGGGAGACGATCTCGTCCGCGGGGATCCTCGGCCGAGGCCCAAGGTGCGGGCGGGACCGATCGAGGACCGTCTCAGGGAGGGTCGGGAGCTGCTCGTTCAGGTCGCGAGGGAGGGGATCGGGACGAAGGGCGCCCGGGTTACCTGCTTCGTCGCGCTTCCCGGCCGCTACCTCGTCTACATGCCGCAGCTCTCGTTCCGCGGGATATCGAGGAAGATCACTGACGCAGAGGAGCGCACCCGCCTTCGCGCGGTTCTCGACGCGCTCCCGCCGTCGCCGGGCGGCTTCATCGTTCGGACGGCGGGGGAGGGGGCGGAGGAGACCGCGTTCCGCGCCGACGCGGCCATGCTCCGCGCGGAATGGGAGGTGATCCAGGAGCGTGCCGCCGCGTGTCACGCCCCGTCGGTGGTCCACACCGAGCTCGACTTGCTGCTGCGGCTGCTCCGGGACGCCCCGCGCCAGGGACTCGATCGCATCGTGCTGGACGATCCGGACTACCACGATCGGGCCATCGCGTACCTGTCGACGCTGGCGCCCGCGCTCGCCGTTCGCGTACGGCTCCACGCGGGCCCCGCCCCCCTCTTGGAGTCGTTCGGGATCGACCAGGAGATCGAGAGAGCGCTCCGGCCGAAGGTGTGGCTCAGGTCGGGAGGCTACCTGGTCATTCAGCAGACCGAGGCCCTGGTCAGCATCGACGTCAACACGGGAAAATTCGTGGGCACATCAAGGCCCGAGGAGACCGTGCTCCGGACGAACCTCGAGGCGGCGGCGGAGATCGGGCGGCAGCTCAGACTCAGGGACCTGGGCGGGATCATCGTCGTGGACTTCATCGACATGGAGTCCCCGGAGAACCGGAAGCAGGTGCTCGATGCGCTGGAAGCGGCCCTGAGGCGGGATCGAGCGCGGACGAAGGTCGTCGGGCTGAGCGAGCTGGGTCTCGTCCAGCTGACCCGCAAGCGCACGCGGCCGGGAGTCGCGGCATCCCTGACGCGCTCCTGCCCTCTCTGCGGAGGCCACGGGCGGGTGAAGGCCCCCGAGACCCTCGCACGCGAGGCGCTTTCCGAGGTCCTGCGCTTGCTGCCGGGGCTCGAAGAGCAAGCGGTGGTCGTTCGAGTCCATCCTGACGTCGCATCCGCGCTCCGGATCGCCTTGGAAACCGCCGGGCCCCTCCTCCTGCTGACGCAGGCCGCCCGGGTCCGCATCGAGGAAGATCCCGGCGTCCGGCCGGATCGATTCGATGTTCTCGCGCTCTGAGAAGGGCCGTGGCGCGCCCCATCGCCTTGACAACGCTGGCGGGCTCCGATAGATTGACATCACTAGTTGAGAATTAGTCGCAACTAGGGAGAGCGCGGTGCGTCGAGCCCTGGCCACGGCGGAGTGTAGATCGCGCGCAAGCGACGACGCCCGCAGCGGCGTGGTCCTCGTAGGCAACCCCAACGTCGGGAA
This sequence is a window from Terriglobia bacterium. Protein-coding genes within it:
- a CDS encoding Rne/Rng family ribonuclease is translated as MASELLVSRLGGMTWAALREDGATVELRVEREGDRGAVGRIVKGRVTRVLPGIQSAFLDVGSGRDAFLHVGDLMLPGERPSELVPEAELEIAPTGDDDAEESEEGDDLVRGDPRPRPKVRAGPIEDRLREGRELLVQVAREGIGTKGARVTCFVALPGRYLVYMPQLSFRGISRKITDAEERTRLRAVLDALPPSPGGFIVRTAGEGAEETAFRADAAMLRAEWEVIQERAAACHAPSVVHTELDLLLRLLRDAPRQGLDRIVLDDPDYHDRAIAYLSTLAPALAVRVRLHAGPAPLLESFGIDQEIERALRPKVWLRSGGYLVIQQTEALVSIDVNTGKFVGTSRPEETVLRTNLEAAAEIGRQLRLRDLGGIIVVDFIDMESPENRKQVLDALEAALRRDRARTKVVGLSELGLVQLTRKRTRPGVAASLTRSCPLCGGHGRVKAPETLAREALSEVLRLLPGLEEQAVVVRVHPDVASALRIALETAGPLLLLTQAARVRIEEDPGVRPDRFDVLAL